The window GGGTTCAGTTGATGCTCTATGAGGAAATGGCAGGCGTCGTTTCCCTTCGTCGAGCGGCTTCGCTGCACTCAACATCGAAGCTGTTGCAGTCCGATCTGGCACGCGCCCAGTGGTTTGTTGCAAACAAGCGTCGTGCCATTGATGAAGCCACCGGTGTCATGCCAAAGACAGATGGGAATCAAGTCGGCCCCGAAAGTTTCACTCGCGGGTTGCTCATCGATTTGTACGAGCACAGCAGCGATTTGAAATTGGCGGCGGATCTGGATCCAGGACTCAATTGGTCGGAATCCGATGGCGCGGACCGTTATTGGGAACTGCGTGAGGCGAGATTGGAAACGCTTCCCTATGGTCCCTACGGACCAACGTTGAACGAAACCATTTTGCAGCTTCGTCGAACTGACGTGGTGACTCGAGAACCCGCCGAACAACGATTGGCAAGATTGCTGCAAACGCGCAGCCCCATGTTGCCGTTGCTGTTGATCAAGCACCCTCAGTTTGACTCCATACGAACGTTGCCTGCCGCTGGGGAAGCCTTCCCCGTGCTGCGTCCCGGCGTCGTTTAACGGACGCTCAGACGAATCCATCTCCGTAGGTTATGCCAGCGCAATTGGTGTGCTGCTTGGGCGATCGGTTGGGATACGCGGCAAGCGTTGTTTGCTTGCGTAGCTACATGGCGTTGCCACTAACTGCTCAGCGATTTTCTTGGGAGGCTCGAGCCAGTGCGTCTTGAAACCACAGACGCGCTCTTTTGGCGATCGAAGCTTGGTGCCAGCCAAAGTGAGCTTCCAATCGCAAACCCGCGGGAAGACGTTGTGCTTCTTTATGAGGGAGTTTCAGCACGCCTCGAAAATGTGGCTGGAGCAAACGCATGTTGTCGATCATCTCTTCGCCCAAACGATCATCGTTGGACGAGTCGTCAGATGCATCGTCGACGCGAACAACCAATGGGCCACCATGCGTCGCCGCCAACGACGCGTTCGGGACTCGGTCGGATGCACGCGGTTGAAGTTGATCAAGCGTGGCCCAGAACGTTTGTCGACCGGGTGCAACCAAGCGAACCGGTTGGCCGATCTGCTTGCGAACATCGTCAACCTGTGACTGATTGATCACCGCCAAGACTTCCTTGTCCGTGTCGGCAGCAACAATCATCAACACGTCGCCTTCGTGAACATACGTGTTGAGTTTGGACCGCAAGTCATTCGCGATCACGACTCCGGTCCGGTTCGCCACAACGTTCAGTTGATCCGACTGCGTTTGCAAGGTTGCGAGCTTGTCGATGATCGCTTGGCGATTGTCCAGCAGGATCAACCGTTCCGATTCTTCGCGAGACTCGATCGCTTTGCGAAGTCGAATGTCGTTTTGCTTTTGAGCGATTTCCAGCTCCGCGACGCGTTGTTTGAGTTCACGGTTTTCGATCGTGGCAATCAGATCGCCAGCTTCGACTTGGTCGCCGCCGTTTACATTCAATGCGACCAGGAAACCTTCTGCTCCGACACGGATCGCTGAATCGGGATCGTATTGCACCACCACCGGAACACGGACCGACGATGGGATTGGCATCGAAAACAACATCCAACCGAAGACGCTGATCGCAATCGCACCGAGCACCACACCTCGGCAAACTTGGAACGGTTCCGTTTGCCACAGATTACGCATCGATTGCAGGAATTGGACGAGTGGCTTTCCCCACCACATCCAAAGTCCCAACACGGACAGAACGATTCCGGCACCGCCCAGCATCGTTGACGCGGCGATGGCGAGCGAGACACACACGAGAACTCGCCAAGCGACAGCGGACCATCCGTAAACGAAGACCGCCGAGCGCCGCCAACCCGTGTGAGTGCTGTGCCAAGACGCATCACCGAGAAACCAACGGCGAAGGAATTGTCGAACCGACTGATTCGCTTCGGTGGCTAAGTTCGGCACATCCATGAGGTCCGAAAGCATGAAGTAGCCATCGAATCGCATCAGCACATTCGCGTTGAACAAGATGGTCGATAGTCCCGCGGTCAAGATCACATGGTGACACCACCATCGGATCATGTCGTCTTCATTGAGTATCCATCCTGCGATCGCAATCGAAGCGACGATTCCTTCGATGAACATGCCCGCTGCCGCGACGCCGATTCGTGACCATCGCGAAGGCAATCGCCAGCAACTCGAAACGTCGACGTACGCCAACGGGGTCATCAAGACCCAGACCAAGCCGGCTTCCCGCACGGATCCGCCGGCGCGATGGCAGGCGATCGCATGTCCGACTTCATGAATCAGTTTCAAGCCGATTGCCGTGAACAACAGCCAGACCCAATTGGACGGATCAAAGATCGATGACGCACCAGCGATGAATTCGGACTGACGGGAAGCCAGTGCAACCAAGGCTGCGGTGATGAGCAATGTTCCCACGATCAGGATCGGCGTTGAAAACAGAAAGCCGAGCCCGCGTGAAATGTGTTGCAGCAGTCCGGACGCACCCGGGACCGGCATCTTGATCCAAAACGGGTTCCATCGTGTCCAAATCGATTTTGGCGGGGAGTTGTCCGCCGGTGTGCCGTGGTGCGAGCGTTCTCGACGCGGCGGCGGTGCGTCGGCGAAGTGCGCCAGACGGTGATCGATCAACCATCTCGCGATTGATTCGCACTGCGAGGACGAGGGTGCAGCACGACCCATCTTCGCCGTGACCAACCCGCATGCCTGTGCAATGGTGCGATGCCCATCCAAGGCCGACAAAAACGTGTACTCGGACAAACCAACTCGAAAGAATTGATGCGTGGCAGGAATTTCAATCCGATAAATCGGTTCGCCTGTTTCGCGAACGGGCCAGACCTTCACATCGGCGGCGATGCGAATGGGTTGTTGCTGCCAATCGATGGTTCCCGGATCTCGCT of the Rhodopirellula baltica SH 1 genome contains:
- a CDS encoding efflux RND transporter periplasmic adaptor subunit; the protein is MDCFSSPVEFAASLVGRVTMQRDPGTIDWQQQPIRIAADVKVWPVRETGEPIYRIEIPATHQFFRVGLSEYTFLSALDGHRTIAQACGLVTAKMGRAAPSSSQCESIARWLIDHRLAHFADAPPPRRERSHHGTPADNSPPKSIWTRWNPFWIKMPVPGASGLLQHISRGLGFLFSTPILIVGTLLITAALVALASRQSEFIAGASSIFDPSNWVWLLFTAIGLKLIHEVGHAIACHRAGGSVREAGLVWVLMTPLAYVDVSSCWRLPSRWSRIGVAAAGMFIEGIVASIAIAGWILNEDDMIRWWCHHVILTAGLSTILFNANVLMRFDGYFMLSDLMDVPNLATEANQSVRQFLRRWFLGDASWHSTHTGWRRSAVFVYGWSAVAWRVLVCVSLAIAASTMLGGAGIVLSVLGLWMWWGKPLVQFLQSMRNLWQTEPFQVCRGVVLGAIAISVFGWMLFSMPIPSSVRVPVVVQYDPDSAIRVGAEGFLVALNVNGGDQVEAGDLIATIENRELKQRVAELEIAQKQNDIRLRKAIESREESERLILLDNRQAIIDKLATLQTQSDQLNVVANRTGVVIANDLRSKLNTYVHEGDVLMIVAADTDKEVLAVINQSQVDDVRKQIGQPVRLVAPGRQTFWATLDQLQPRASDRVPNASLAATHGGPLVVRVDDASDDSSNDDRLGEEMIDNMRLLQPHFRGVLKLPHKEAQRLPAGLRLEAHFGWHQASIAKRARLWFQDALARASQENR